GTCACCACGGACGGCACGGTCATCGGGCCCGACCGCGCCCCGTACACCCTGGCTTCGGAGGCGTCCGGACGGAAGGCCGTCCGGCTGACGCCGGGGCAGTACGTCGAGTTCGTCCTGCCGCGCGCCGCCAATGCCCTGAACGTGCGTTACAGCATCCCCGACGCGCCCGAAGGCGGCGGAATCGCCGCGCCCCTCGACGTGCGCGTCGCCGGCCGGCACCGCGCGACCATGACGCTCACCTCGCAGTACTCCTGGCTCTACAACCAGTACCCGTTCACCAACGACCCCCGCGCCGACCTGCTGCACCCCGACTGGTGGATCACCGAGTGCTCCTGCGTGCCCTCGGCCACCACCCCCGCCCCGGAGATCGACAAGCCGTTCCGGCCCACGCACTTCTACGACGAGCAGCGCCTGCTCCTGGACCGCACCTACCGGGCGGGCGACCGCGTGCGACTGACGGTGCCCGCGGGCAGCCGCGCCGCCTGGACCGTGGTGGATCTGCTCGATTCCCAGCTCGTGGCCCCGCCGAAGACCGTACGTGGGGGAGTGGACGTCCGCGGCTTCGGCGCGGACCCCACCGGCCGGCGGGATGCCGCGCCTGCGATCGAGCGGGCGATTGCCTTCGCCCGCCGCGTCGACCGGCCCGTCTATCTTCCGCCGGGCACCTTCCAGGTCGACCGGCACATCGAGGTCGACGACGTCACGATCATCGGGGCGGGCAGCTGGCACACGATCCTGAAGGGCCGTCAGGTCACGCTGGACGCTCCCGCGCCCGACGGTTCCCGGCACACCGGCGTCGGACTGTACGGCAAGAGTGCCGCGGACGGCGGCAGCCGTAACGTGCGTCTGTCCGGCTTCGCGGTTGAGGGAGATGTCCGTGACCGCGTCGACACCGATCAGGTCAACGCGATCGGCGGCGCCATGAGCGACTCCACCATCAGCGGCCTGTATCTGCACCATACGAAGGCCGGGTTGTGGTTGGACGGCCCCATGGAGCACCTGCGCGTGCGGGACAACGTCATCGCTGACCAGATCGCCGACGCCCTCAACTTCCATACGGGCGTGACCGGTTCGCTCGTGCACGACAACTTCATCCGCAACACCGGTGACGACGGTCTGGCCATGTGGTCGGAGAAGACGGCCGACTCCGGCAACACCTTCTCCCACAACACGGTGCAGTCCCCGACCCTCGCCAACGGCATCGCGATCTACGGCGGACGTGACAACACGGTCAGCGGCAATCTGGTCGCGGACCCGGTGCGCGAAGGCAGCGGACTGCACGCGGGCGCACGCTTCGGCGCCACGCCGTTCGGGGGGTTCCTGCACTTCACCGACAACACCACGGTCCGTGCCGGCACCCTCGACCTGAACTGGCGGATCGGGCTGGGTGCGCTGTGGTTGTACGCCCTGGACGGTTCTATCGACGCCGACATCCGGGTCACGGGTGATCACTACCTCGACAGCACCCACAACGCGATCATGCTCGCGAGCGAGTACGGGGTGAAGGACCTCTACGACATCCCGGCGGTCCACTTCAAGGACATCCACGTCGACGGCACGGGCAACTCCGTGCTCAGTGCCCGCACGAAGGGCTCCGCCACCTTCGAGAACGTGGACGCCCGCAATGTCGGCGCGGTCGGGGTGAACAACTGCGGCTCCTTCAACTTCCCGGCCAGTGGCTCGGAGTTCGCGCTGACCGACCTCGGCGGCAATGACGGGGACTGGCTCTCCGGCTGGATGCTGCCGAACACCCTCACCTGTGACGACCGGCCCCCGGTGGTGGAGCCTCCGGCGCCCTCACCTTGGTGATGCGGTGACGTCCGGCGCTGTTCGTGCGGAAGCCCTGGAGACGGTGAGTGGAGTGTCGTGCAGGCGACGAGAAATCGGCACTCTCCGCAATTGGCTTGCGTATTTTGCGCTAGGCTTGCGTTCATGACGCGACGACTTGCTCAGGTGGCGAAGAAGGTTGGGGTCAGCGAGGCGACGGTCAGTCGTGTCCTCAATGGAAAGCCCGGGGTGTCCGACGCGACCCGTCAGTCGGTCCTGACCGCTCTGGACGTGCTCGGATACGAGCGGCCGACCCAGCTGCGCGGTGAGCGGGCCCGGCTCGTCGGCCTGGTGCTCCCCGAGTTGCAGAATCCGATCTTCCCGGCGTTCGCCGAGGTCATTGGTGGTGCTCTGGCCCAGCAGGGGCTGACGCCCGTGCTGTGCACGCAGACCCGGGGCGGCGTGTCCGAGGCGGACTACGTGGAGCTTCTGCTCCAGCAGCAGGTCTCCGGTGTCATCTTCGCCGGCGGCCTGTTCGCGCAGGCCGACGCACCGCACGAGCACTACCACCAGCTCGCGGAGCGGAAAATCCCCGTGGTGCTGGTCAACGCCTCCATCGACGGGCTGGACTTCCCGTGCGTGGCGTGCGACGACGCGGTCGCGGTCGAGCAGGCCTGGCGGCATCTGGCGTCTCTGGGGCACGAGAGGATCGGCCTGGTCCTGGGGCCCGAGGACCACATGCCCTCGCGCCGCAAACTGGCGGCCGCCCGACTGGCCGCCGACGCGGTGGGCACGGTGTGGGACGAGGCCCTGGTCCAGCGGTCGATCTTCTCCCTGGAGGGCGGTCAGGCGGCGACCGCCCGGCTGCTGGAGGCGGGGGTGACCGGCATTGTCTGTGCCAGCGACCCGCTCGCGCTGGGCGCCATCCGGGCCGCGCGCCGGCGGGGGCTGGCTGTACCCGCGGAGGTGTCGGTCGTCGGTTTCGACGACTCGGCGTTCATGACCTGCACGGAACCGCCGCTGACCACCGTGCGCCAGCCGATCGAGGCCATGGGGCGTGCGGCGGTGGACCTGCTGTGCGCACAGATCCAGGGGAGCGCGGCGCACCCGGGCGAGCTGCTCTTCGAACCCGAGCTGGTGGTGCGCGGTTCCACCGCGCAGCCGCCCACCGCCTGACCGTCTGTTCCCGCGTCGCCTCACGGCACCGGTGTCACCGCCTTCCCGGCGGTCGTGACATCGGTGCCGTTGTCGTTTCTCCGGCAGTTCTCTGTCGTGAACCTGACGGAGGCGTTGACATAGACTTCATTTTGGAGAAACCTGTCACCTCAGCGTTGCAAGTGAGTCACATAACTACTCAATAAATCGACTCAACGGCGCCATCCCTCAATGAAGTCGTGCTGGGCTCTCGGCGCGCCGTGCCCGGATTGCGGAGAGGCCACCATGAGACGCATCAACCTGAGCAGACGGCTGGGGGTCGGCCTGCTGCTCGCGGGTCTGACAGCCACCGGACTGCTCCCCGCCCCGGCACACGCCGCGGCCGAGACCAACCTGGCCCTGGGCCGAACGGCCACGGCCGGCGGAGCCCTCGGCGGCTACCCCGCCGCCCACGTCACCGACGGCAGCCAGCAGACGTACTGGGAAGGGCCCACCGGCTCGTTCCCGCAGTGGGTACAGGTCGACCTCGGCGCGCCGGTTCCGCTGGACCGTGTCGCGCTGAAGCTGCCCACCGGCTGGGAAGCGCGCACCCAGTCGCTGTCCGTCCTCGGCAGCACCGACGGCGGCTCCTTCAGTACTCTCGCCGCCGGACAGGGCCGCGTCTTCAACCCGTCCGCCGCCAACACCGTGAACATCGACCTGCCGACCGCGACCGCCCGCTACGTCCGGGTGCAGTTGGCCTCCAACTCCGGCTGGAACGCCGCCCAGTTGTCGGAACTCGAAGTCTTCGGTGACGCCGGGCAGGAACCCGAGGAGCCGCCCGTCGAAGCCGGCGACCTCGCCCGGGGCAAGCCCGTCGAGGCCTCCTCCACCACCCCGAACTACGTCGCTGCCAACGCCGATGACGGCAACCTCGGCACCTACTGGGAGTCCGCGGGCTTCCCGGCGAACCTCACCGTCAAGCTCGGCTCCGACGCGGACGTCGAGGCGGTGCGCATCAAGCTGAACCCGGACGCGGCCTGGGGAGCGCGGACCCAGTCCCTCGAAGTCCTCGGCCGCGCCACGGGCGTGTCCGGCTTCACCACGCTGAAGGCCCGCGCCGACTACTCCTTCAGTCCGTCCTCCGCCGGCAACAGCGTCCTCATCCCGGTCACCGGCCGCGTGGCCGACGTACGCCTCGCCTTCTCCGCCAACAGCGGTGCGCCCGGCGCCCAGGTCGCCGAGGTGGAGGTGCTCGGCACCGCCACCCCCCAGCCCGACCTCGTCGTCACCGACCTGACCTGGTCCCCGGCCGCTCCCTCCGAGGCGGACCCGGTGACGGTCAAGGCCACCGTCCGCAACGCCGGCACCGCCGCCGCGCCCGCGAGCGCGCTCGACGTCAGTGTCGAGGGCACCGTCGCCGGTTCCGCCTCCGTCGCGGGCCTGGCCGCCGGGCAGTCCGCCACGGTCGACGTACCCGTCGGCAAGCGCCCGACGGGCTCCTACACCGTCTCGGCCGCCGTCGACCCGAGTGACACCGTCACCGAGTCCGACAACAGCAACAACAGCCGCACCGCGGCCGGCAAGCTGACCGTCTCCCAGAGCCCGGGCCCCGACCTGACGGTCACCGGCATCACCACCAACCCCACCTCGCCCGCGGTCGGCGCCGACGTCTCGTTCACCGTCGCCGTCCGCAATCGGGGCACCACCGCCGTCCCGGCGGGCAGCGTCACGCAGCTGACCGTGGGGGAGCAGGCGCTCAAGGGCACGACCGGCGCGATCGCCGCGGGAGCCACGGCCGACGTCGCGATCAGCGGTACCTGGAAGGCCACCAGCGGCGGCGCGACCCTGACGGCCACCGCGGACGCCACCGGCACGGTCACCGAGACCAACGAGAACAACAACGTCTTCGCCCGCTCCATCGTCGTCGGACGCGGAGCCGCCGTGCCGTACACCGAGTACGAGGCGGAGACCGACCGCTACCGCGGCACCCTGCTCACCGCCGACAGCAAGCGGACCTTCGGCCACACCAACTTCGCCACCGAGTCCTCGGGCCGCGAGTCGGTACGGCTGGACACCACCGGCGACTATGTGGAGTTCACCTCCGCCAACGCCGCCAACTCCCTCGTCGTACGCAACTCCATCCCCGACGCGGCAGCCGGCGGCGGCCGGGAGGCGACCCTCAGCCTCTACGCCGACGGCACGTTCGTGCGCAAGCTGACGCTGTCCTCCAAGCACAGCTGGCTGTACGGCAGCACGGACGAACCCGAGGGACTGACCAACCGTCCCGGCGGCGACGCGCGCCGTCTGTTCGACGAGGCGCAGGCGCTGCTGACCACGACCTACCCCGCGGGCACCACCTTCCGCCTCCAGCGCGACGCGGGGGACACCGCCGCCTACTACGTCCTGGACCTGATCGACCTGGAGCAGGTGGCGCCGCCCGCCACCAAACCCGCCGAGTGCACCTCCATCACCGCCTACGGCGCGGTGCCCAACGACGGCATCGACGACACCGACGCCCTCCAACGGGCCGTCACGGCCGACCAGAACGGAGACATCGCCTGCGTCTGGATCCCCGCCGGACAGTGGCGCCAGGAGCAGAAGATCCTCACCGACGACCCCCTCAACCGCGGGCAGTACAACCAGGTCGGCATCCGTGACGTGAGCATCCGCGGCGCCGGCATGTGGCACTCGCAGCTCTACACGCTGACCGCACCCCAGGACGCGGGCGGCATCAACCACCCGCACGAGGGCAACTTCGGCTTCGACATCGACGACAACACCAAGATCTCCGACATCGCGATCTTCGGCTCCGGCACCATCCGGGGCGGCGACGGCAACGCCGAGGGCGGCGTCGGCCTCAACGGCCGCTTCGGCAAGAACACGAAGATCAGCAACGTGTGGATCGAGCACGCCAACGTCGGTGTCTGGGTCGGCCGCGACTACTCCAACATCCCCGAGCTGTGGAACCCGGGCGACGGCCTGGAGTTCACCGGCATGCGGGTGCGCGACACCTACGCCGACGGCATCAACTTCGCCAACGGCACCCGCAATTCGACCGTGTACAACTCCTCCTTCCGCAACACCGGGGACGACGCGCTCGCGGTGTGGGCGAGCAAGTACGTCAAGGACACCTCGGTCGACGTCGGCCACGACAACCACTTCCGCAACAACACCGTCCAACTGCCCTGGCGCGCCAACGGCATCGCGGTGTACGGCGGTTACGGCAACACGATCGAGAACAACGTCGTGGCCGACACGATGAACTACCCGGGCATCATGCTGGCCACCGACCACGACCCGATCCCGTTCTCCGGACAGACCCTCATCGCCAACAACGCGCTGTACCGCACCGGCGGGGCGTTCTGGAACGAGGACCAGGAGTTCGGTGCCATCACCCTGTTCGCGCAGGGCCCGGACATCCCAGGTGTGACCATCCGCGACACCGACATCCACGATTCGACCTACGACGGCATCCAGTTCAAGACCGGCGGCGGCGCGATGCCGGGCGTGAAGGTGAGCAACGTCCGCATCGACAAGTCCCTCAACGGGTGCGGAGTTCTCGCCATGGGCGGGGCCCGCGGCAGCGCCACCCTGACCGGTGTCACCATCACGGGCTCGGCGGAAGGCGACGTCTGCGTCGAGCCGGGCTCCCAGTTCGTGATCAACCGCAGCTGACCGGCTCGGCAACCGGTTCGGCGGCCCGCCGTGCGCGGGTCGCCGAACCGGCATGCCCGCGCTCACACGGGGTGGATGTCCGCTCGCCGGGCCTGTTCGACCGGCCGACAACTCACCGTGCCGGACCTGTAGACGCTGCGACAATCCTCTGCAACTCTCTGACCGTTCAACGCAAAGTCTGCATTCTGAGGCGTCAGAAGTGGATGCCCTCTCCGGAGCCGCGACCCGCACCCCCGACGTGCGATCCCGAAATGCGAGGAACGATGAGAACCCCCACCTGGAGATCACGGTGGCTGAGCGCCGCGATCGTCACGAGCCTGCTGGCCCTGGGCGGCCCCCTGATGACCGCCCACGCCGCCGGCGGACCCAACATCGCGCTCGGCGACAGCGCATCGGCCGGCAACACCAACAACGGCTACACCGCGTCCAACATCACCGACGGCAACCAGGGCACGTACTGGGAGAGCGCGGGCAGCAGCCTGCCCCAGTGGGTCCAGGCCGACCTCGGCAGCAGCCGGCGCATCGACGAAGTCGTCCTGAAACTGCCCATCGGCTGGGAGAGCCGCACCCAGACCCTCGCCGTCCAGGGCAGCGCCGACGGCACCAGCTTCACCACCCTCAAGAGCTCCGCCGCCTACACCTTCAGCCCCGGGTCCGCCAACACCGTCACCATCGGCTTCCCCGCCGCCCAGGCCCGCTACGTCCGCATCGCCATCAGCGCCAACACCGGCTGGCAGGCCGCCCAGCTCTCCGAACTCGAAGTCCACGCCGCGGGCGAGTCCTCCGCCGACCTCGCCTCCGGCAAGACCCTCAAGGCCAGCAGCCACACCGACGTGTACGCCGCGCCCAACGCCAACGACGGCAACCGCGCCAGCTACTGGGAGAGCACCAACAACGCACTCCCGCAGTGGCTGGAGGCCGACCTCGGCGCCTCGCTCGCCGTCAACCGCGTGGTCCTCAAACTCCCCGCGGGCTGGGAGTCCCGCAGCCAGACCCTCAAGATCCAGGGCAGCACCAACGGCAGCACCTACACCGACCTCTCGGCGTCGCAGGCCTACACGTTCAACACGGCGAACGACAACACCGCCACGATCACCCTCGACTCGACCACCACGCGCTTCGTCCGCGTCCTGGTGACCGCCAACTCGGTACAGCCCGCCGCCCAGATATCCGAGCTGGAGA
This DNA window, taken from Streptomyces sp. NBC_00663, encodes the following:
- a CDS encoding glycosyl hydrolase family 28-related protein, which translates into the protein MSSRRVRAHAGARATTLFCALLALGLAADGIAAAAPARTPDTSGTRPVVTRAGLDPTLVAGRGADVDFDEQEAENVTTDGTVIGPDRAPYTLASEASGRKAVRLTPGQYVEFVLPRAANALNVRYSIPDAPEGGGIAAPLDVRVAGRHRATMTLTSQYSWLYNQYPFTNDPRADLLHPDWWITECSCVPSATTPAPEIDKPFRPTHFYDEQRLLLDRTYRAGDRVRLTVPAGSRAAWTVVDLLDSQLVAPPKTVRGGVDVRGFGADPTGRRDAAPAIERAIAFARRVDRPVYLPPGTFQVDRHIEVDDVTIIGAGSWHTILKGRQVTLDAPAPDGSRHTGVGLYGKSAADGGSRNVRLSGFAVEGDVRDRVDTDQVNAIGGAMSDSTISGLYLHHTKAGLWLDGPMEHLRVRDNVIADQIADALNFHTGVTGSLVHDNFIRNTGDDGLAMWSEKTADSGNTFSHNTVQSPTLANGIAIYGGRDNTVSGNLVADPVREGSGLHAGARFGATPFGGFLHFTDNTTVRAGTLDLNWRIGLGALWLYALDGSIDADIRVTGDHYLDSTHNAIMLASEYGVKDLYDIPAVHFKDIHVDGTGNSVLSARTKGSATFENVDARNVGAVGVNNCGSFNFPASGSEFALTDLGGNDGDWLSGWMLPNTLTCDDRPPVVEPPAPSPW
- a CDS encoding LacI family DNA-binding transcriptional regulator, giving the protein MTRRLAQVAKKVGVSEATVSRVLNGKPGVSDATRQSVLTALDVLGYERPTQLRGERARLVGLVLPELQNPIFPAFAEVIGGALAQQGLTPVLCTQTRGGVSEADYVELLLQQQVSGVIFAGGLFAQADAPHEHYHQLAERKIPVVLVNASIDGLDFPCVACDDAVAVEQAWRHLASLGHERIGLVLGPEDHMPSRRKLAAARLAADAVGTVWDEALVQRSIFSLEGGQAATARLLEAGVTGIVCASDPLALGAIRAARRRGLAVPAEVSVVGFDDSAFMTCTEPPLTTVRQPIEAMGRAAVDLLCAQIQGSAAHPGELLFEPELVVRGSTAQPPTA
- a CDS encoding CARDB domain-containing protein; the protein is MRRINLSRRLGVGLLLAGLTATGLLPAPAHAAAETNLALGRTATAGGALGGYPAAHVTDGSQQTYWEGPTGSFPQWVQVDLGAPVPLDRVALKLPTGWEARTQSLSVLGSTDGGSFSTLAAGQGRVFNPSAANTVNIDLPTATARYVRVQLASNSGWNAAQLSELEVFGDAGQEPEEPPVEAGDLARGKPVEASSTTPNYVAANADDGNLGTYWESAGFPANLTVKLGSDADVEAVRIKLNPDAAWGARTQSLEVLGRATGVSGFTTLKARADYSFSPSSAGNSVLIPVTGRVADVRLAFSANSGAPGAQVAEVEVLGTATPQPDLVVTDLTWSPAAPSEADPVTVKATVRNAGTAAAPASALDVSVEGTVAGSASVAGLAAGQSATVDVPVGKRPTGSYTVSAAVDPSDTVTESDNSNNSRTAAGKLTVSQSPGPDLTVTGITTNPTSPAVGADVSFTVAVRNRGTTAVPAGSVTQLTVGEQALKGTTGAIAAGATADVAISGTWKATSGGATLTATADATGTVTETNENNNVFARSIVVGRGAAVPYTEYEAETDRYRGTLLTADSKRTFGHTNFATESSGRESVRLDTTGDYVEFTSANAANSLVVRNSIPDAAAGGGREATLSLYADGTFVRKLTLSSKHSWLYGSTDEPEGLTNRPGGDARRLFDEAQALLTTTYPAGTTFRLQRDAGDTAAYYVLDLIDLEQVAPPATKPAECTSITAYGAVPNDGIDDTDALQRAVTADQNGDIACVWIPAGQWRQEQKILTDDPLNRGQYNQVGIRDVSIRGAGMWHSQLYTLTAPQDAGGINHPHEGNFGFDIDDNTKISDIAIFGSGTIRGGDGNAEGGVGLNGRFGKNTKISNVWIEHANVGVWVGRDYSNIPELWNPGDGLEFTGMRVRDTYADGINFANGTRNSTVYNSSFRNTGDDALAVWASKYVKDTSVDVGHDNHFRNNTVQLPWRANGIAVYGGYGNTIENNVVADTMNYPGIMLATDHDPIPFSGQTLIANNALYRTGGAFWNEDQEFGAITLFAQGPDIPGVTIRDTDIHDSTYDGIQFKTGGGAMPGVKVSNVRIDKSLNGCGVLAMGGARGSATLTGVTITGSAEGDVCVEPGSQFVINRS